A single window of Thiomicrorhabdus immobilis DNA harbors:
- the cysQ gene encoding 3'(2'),5'-bisphosphate nucleotidase CysQ, with the protein MLEKINVQDIVGLAKKAGEAIMEIYQKDFEVEFKADESPLTEADKKANEMIVTGLEALGLGIPVLSEEGKNIPYDERKDWEYFWLVDPVDGTKEFVKKNGEFTVNIALIHKEVPVLGVVYAPALNETYWAKKGEGAFKEQMIADKMQTFALPKQQNRKEGELVVVASKSHMSPETKTFIDEYAVDYPLLTTHSIGSSLKICLVAEGEADIYPRLGPTMEWDTGAAHAVVIEAGKTFQGYSIEDGYFPHLYNKENLLNAWFVVQ; encoded by the coding sequence ATGTTAGAAAAAATTAATGTACAAGATATTGTTGGGCTAGCTAAAAAAGCTGGCGAGGCCATTATGGAAATTTATCAAAAAGATTTTGAGGTTGAGTTTAAGGCTGACGAATCTCCGTTGACTGAAGCAGATAAAAAGGCCAATGAAATGATTGTGACAGGCCTGGAAGCTTTAGGGTTGGGTATTCCCGTATTATCTGAAGAAGGTAAAAACATTCCTTATGATGAGCGTAAAGACTGGGAATATTTTTGGTTGGTTGATCCTGTTGATGGCACGAAAGAGTTCGTGAAAAAGAATGGTGAATTCACAGTTAATATTGCTTTAATACATAAAGAAGTTCCTGTTTTAGGTGTAGTGTATGCTCCGGCCTTAAATGAAACGTATTGGGCCAAAAAGGGTGAAGGTGCGTTTAAAGAACAAATGATTGCCGATAAAATGCAAACCTTTGCCTTGCCAAAACAACAAAACAGAAAAGAAGGTGAACTTGTTGTTGTGGCCAGTAAATCTCATATGTCACCTGAAACAAAAACGTTTATTGATGAATATGCGGTTGACTATCCATTGCTGACCACCCACTCAATAGGTAGCTCTCTAAAGATTTGTTTGGTAGCCGAAGGCGAGGCTGATATTTACCCAAGACTTGGGCCAACAATGGAATGGGATACTGGGGCGGCACATGCTGTAGTAATAGAGGCCGGAAAGACTTTTCAAGGTTATTCGATTGAAGATGGCTACTTTCCACATTTGTATAATAAAGAAAACCTGTTAAATGCATGGTTTGTTGTTCAATAA
- a CDS encoding GSCFA domain-containing protein codes for MPLEIIKGEQAWQNVRHNKEARWPGLSGKERLYPVTSVGLKPSFKLKKSDSFFCIGSCFAREIEKTLFSLGFDVLSEVEQVENSSLSNKYNLPTILNELQWALEPDQSFSADLLFKLPNEITEDCHLAGSAVTGDVDYIAELHRSIQSSFKQIKNADVVVLTLGLSEVWFDRQLGIYLNKAPSRSLIKLNADRFELHTLNFKESYEYLINIYELLKKHLKPDFKILVTVSPVPLQLTFRELDVIPANTYSKSVLRTVVEEFVVAQSNVDYFPSYELVTLSYPQVVWGQKDYRHVDSLFVDYIMSVVIENYFDDVSTKSIGKTSEIAKSYLCFKNGFSSEAQSMITNSKQSVARKKLMSLYFKFLTILKMDSQKIHKLFMIKQHVKKVGFKQGLSYLLPSFFKKNKAAYSVVGYVDEWNGESIHGWAVSKSRRASSTRIKVMVNGVWIGEYDANLPRQDVVTKMGNNKLNCGFSIALKLNRDTDISTIRVFEKQSGDELKGSPFIISKDEYKQR; via the coding sequence ATGCCTTTAGAAATAATAAAAGGGGAGCAGGCCTGGCAAAATGTTCGCCATAATAAAGAAGCTAGATGGCCTGGGCTGAGTGGTAAAGAGCGGCTATATCCGGTTACTTCGGTAGGTTTGAAACCATCCTTTAAGTTAAAGAAAAGTGACTCTTTTTTTTGTATAGGTTCTTGTTTTGCCCGAGAAATTGAAAAAACGTTATTCAGTCTTGGGTTTGATGTTTTATCGGAAGTTGAACAGGTAGAAAATTCATCGCTTTCTAATAAATACAATTTGCCCACAATTCTTAATGAGTTGCAATGGGCTTTAGAGCCTGACCAGTCTTTTTCTGCTGATCTTCTTTTTAAACTACCAAATGAAATTACCGAAGATTGCCATTTGGCAGGTAGTGCGGTGACTGGTGATGTGGATTATATTGCAGAACTACACCGCTCTATTCAGTCATCATTTAAGCAGATAAAAAACGCAGATGTTGTGGTGTTAACATTGGGTTTAAGCGAGGTTTGGTTTGATAGGCAGTTAGGTATTTATCTTAATAAAGCACCAAGTCGAAGTTTAATTAAACTTAACGCTGACCGATTTGAACTACATACCCTTAACTTTAAAGAGAGTTATGAGTATTTAATTAATATTTATGAATTGTTAAAAAAGCATCTTAAACCCGATTTTAAAATTTTGGTTACGGTTTCTCCAGTGCCTTTGCAGTTAACATTTCGTGAGCTTGATGTGATTCCGGCAAACACTTATTCAAAATCAGTTTTAAGAACGGTGGTGGAAGAGTTTGTGGTTGCACAGTCGAATGTCGATTATTTTCCTAGTTATGAACTGGTGACTTTAAGTTACCCTCAAGTGGTTTGGGGGCAAAAAGATTATCGTCATGTAGATAGTTTGTTTGTTGATTACATCATGAGTGTGGTCATAGAGAATTATTTTGATGATGTTTCTACAAAGTCCATTGGTAAAACTTCAGAAATAGCAAAAAGCTACCTTTGTTTTAAAAACGGTTTTTCTAGCGAAGCTCAAAGCATGATTACAAACAGCAAACAGTCGGTTGCCAGAAAAAAACTGATGAGTTTGTATTTTAAGTTCTTAACGATTTTAAAAATGGATTCTCAAAAGATTCATAAACTGTTCATGATTAAACAGCATGTGAAAAAGGTCGGATTTAAACAAGGTTTGAGTTATCTATTGCCCTCTTTTTTTAAAAAGAATAAAGCGGCTTACTCTGTTGTTGGTTATGTGGATGAATGGAATGGCGAAAGTATTCACGGTTGGGCAGTCAGTAAAAGCAGGAGGGCAAGTTCAACTCGGATTAAAGTGATGGTAAATGGCGTTTGGATTGGGGAGTATGATGCCAATCTACCTAGACAGGACGTAGTGACTAAAATGGGTAATAACAAACTAAATTGTGGTTTTTCTATAGCGCTTAAACTTAATCGCGACACAGACATCTCGACTATCAGAGTGTTTGAAAAACAATCGGGTGATGAATTAAAAGGCAGCCCGTTTATCATTTCTAAAGATGAATATAAACAGAGATAA
- the cysC gene encoding adenylyl-sulfate kinase, whose amino-acid sequence MQDNENIVWHDHHVSRAERSEMKNQTPCILWFTGLSGSGKSTVANAVENLLFQMAKHTYLLDGDNVRHGLNKGLSFSEVDRVENIRRVGEVAKLFSDAGLIVLTAFISPFAADRNMVREMTRPGEFIEVFIDTPLATCEQRDPKGLYKKARAGEIKDFTGIDSPYEAPSNPEIRIVNDGISIDNAAQQVIDYLKENKYI is encoded by the coding sequence ATGCAAGATAATGAAAATATCGTTTGGCATGACCATCATGTTTCGCGAGCAGAACGCTCTGAAATGAAAAATCAAACACCATGCATATTGTGGTTTACAGGATTAAGTGGCAGCGGTAAATCTACGGTGGCAAATGCCGTTGAAAATTTATTGTTTCAAATGGCTAAACACACCTATTTGTTGGATGGCGATAATGTCCGCCATGGTTTGAATAAGGGGCTGTCGTTTTCAGAAGTAGATCGTGTTGAGAATATTCGTCGTGTGGGTGAAGTGGCCAAGTTGTTCAGTGATGCAGGGCTGATTGTGTTAACGGCATTTATCTCGCCTTTTGCCGCAGACCGAAATATGGTCAGAGAAATGACCAGGCCTGGTGAGTTTATCGAAGTGTTTATTGATACGCCTCTAGCAACTTGCGAACAACGAGATCCAAAAGGATTGTATAAAAAAGCAAGAGCTGGCGAAATCAAAGATTTTACTGGTATTGATTCACCTTACGAAGCTCCATCAAATCCAGAGATTCGCATTGTCAATGACGGCATCTCTATAGACAATGCTGCACAACAAGTGATTGATTACTTAAAAGAGAATAAATACATTTAA
- a CDS encoding helix-turn-helix domain-containing protein, which yields MSEQTNNKTFDSKQAAKYLCVSEISIRNSRITGLLGGIKAPSFRKIGRKVIYLKSDLDCWLDKLPVFENTTQMKFEHQNS from the coding sequence ATGAGTGAACAAACTAACAACAAAACCTTCGACAGCAAGCAAGCCGCAAAGTATTTATGTGTATCCGAAATCTCAATTCGAAATAGTCGAATTACGGGTTTGCTTGGAGGTATAAAAGCCCCTAGCTTTCGAAAAATTGGCCGTAAGGTTATTTACCTTAAGTCAGACCTTGACTGTTGGTTGGATAAGCTACCGGTTTTTGAAAATACGACCCAAATGAAATTTGAACACCAAAATAGCTAA
- a CDS encoding SLC13 family permease — protein MTTLILLSVVLLLGLLAWGKIQAYKLFMGILLLYYAFDLIPLESMLQNFVNPALVTLALLLMVSQVLEKTNFFQLISSYLIRPNVQTSILRMGGLVGFGSAFLNNTAVVATLMSSVGKSKQHPPSKLLIPLSYIAILGGTMTLIGTSTHLIVNSFVVQAGLPALEVFDFFYVGVVLLVVGSLTIAVLAPIILPKINMEQVQSKDYFIEAKVLPGSEIIGKSVESAGLRNLEDLYLAQVLNEQGSVKAVSPEYIIQNGDRLMFAGDPKAASKLLLIDGVVLPGADDSKRIEQLVEVVVSHQSTLIGQTLKSVNFRNKFDAAVVAIRRGDEQLDNRLSEVELQAGDALILTTGPDFKKRENLDKNFYFYTEVNAQRHLNTKESLIASIGFIVVILLAAMNVLPLIKGLIFLLGGFLLFKLTNFNEVRRRLPFEIILIVGAALGVAQVMMDYGVAQQLADWVMYVFSPWGLLGSLIGVYLLTMLLTEMVTNNAAAALGIPIALATAHALDASAMPYIMTVAYAASASFLTPYGYQTNLMVYTPGGYRFLDYIKMGLPVSLVYGITVISLVPLVFPF, from the coding sequence ATGACAACGCTGATTCTTCTATCAGTAGTTCTATTATTGGGTTTATTGGCCTGGGGTAAAATCCAAGCCTATAAACTTTTTATGGGAATCTTACTGCTGTATTATGCATTCGATTTAATTCCACTCGAATCAATGCTGCAGAACTTTGTTAACCCTGCTTTAGTGACCTTAGCGTTGTTATTAATGGTGAGTCAGGTTTTAGAAAAAACCAATTTTTTTCAACTGATTTCCAGTTACCTTATTAGACCAAATGTACAAACATCTATTTTGAGAATGGGCGGGCTAGTCGGCTTTGGCTCTGCTTTTTTAAATAATACCGCTGTAGTGGCAACCTTAATGTCTTCAGTGGGTAAGTCTAAACAACATCCCCCTTCTAAACTTTTGATTCCTTTGTCATATATTGCCATTTTGGGCGGGACCATGACGCTGATTGGAACCTCAACACATTTGATTGTGAATAGCTTTGTGGTTCAAGCTGGTTTGCCAGCTTTAGAGGTTTTTGACTTTTTTTATGTGGGGGTGGTTTTACTTGTTGTAGGCTCCCTGACCATAGCGGTTTTAGCGCCGATTATTTTGCCTAAAATCAATATGGAACAAGTTCAAAGTAAGGACTACTTCATTGAAGCAAAAGTGTTGCCTGGTTCTGAAATCATCGGTAAAAGCGTTGAATCTGCTGGTTTAAGAAATTTAGAGGATTTGTATCTTGCCCAAGTGTTGAATGAGCAAGGTAGCGTAAAAGCCGTATCGCCAGAGTATATCATTCAAAACGGTGACCGTTTGATGTTTGCCGGTGATCCTAAAGCGGCATCTAAATTATTGTTAATTGACGGTGTGGTTTTGCCTGGTGCAGATGACTCTAAACGAATTGAACAACTTGTTGAAGTAGTAGTCTCTCATCAATCCACGTTAATTGGGCAAACCTTAAAATCGGTGAACTTCCGAAATAAATTTGATGCGGCTGTGGTGGCGATTCGTCGAGGAGACGAGCAGTTGGATAATCGATTATCTGAGGTTGAGTTGCAAGCTGGCGATGCGCTTATTTTGACTACGGGGCCAGACTTTAAAAAACGTGAAAACTTGGATAAAAACTTCTATTTTTATACCGAAGTGAACGCGCAACGTCATTTAAATACTAAAGAAAGCCTTATTGCTAGTATTGGTTTTATTGTGGTGATTTTATTGGCCGCAATGAATGTATTACCTCTAATAAAAGGCCTGATATTTTTGCTGGGTGGATTTTTACTGTTTAAATTGACCAATTTCAATGAGGTGAGAAGGCGATTGCCTTTTGAAATCATTTTGATTGTTGGTGCGGCTCTTGGAGTGGCACAAGTGATGATGGATTATGGGGTGGCTCAGCAACTTGCAGATTGGGTAATGTATGTGTTTAGCCCTTGGGGGTTGCTAGGTAGCCTTATCGGCGTGTATTTATTAACCATGTTGTTAACCGAAATGGTTACTAATAATGCAGCTGCCGCATTGGGAATTCCCATTGCATTGGCAACCGCGCATGCCCTAGACGCAAGTGCAATGCCTTACATCATGACAGTAGCTTACGCTGCAAGCGCGAGCTTTTTGACGCCTTATGGTTATCAAACCAATCTTATGGTTTACACCCCGGGTGGGTATCGGTTTTTAGATTATATAAAAATGGGGCTGCCAGTCAGTCTTGTTTATGGGATTACGGTAATCAGTCTCGTTCCCTTGGTTTTTCCGTTTTAG
- a CDS encoding helix-turn-helix domain-containing protein, producing MTRRSYSKSKVRRERGSFLALPHALLETKKFDGLSTKANKLLLQIARQYRGGNNGDLNATFTDFRAKGWNSKDTLNRALKELIEQGFIFKTRQGGYQNKCSLYALTWFPLDQSDKYDAGAASGFTRGSWKD from the coding sequence ATGACGAGGAGAAGCTATTCAAAATCTAAAGTGCGTAGGGAAAGAGGATCATTTTTAGCTCTCCCTCATGCTCTTCTTGAAACTAAAAAATTTGATGGCTTAAGCACAAAAGCAAACAAACTTCTTTTACAAATTGCTAGACAGTATAGAGGAGGGAATAATGGAGACTTAAATGCAACCTTTACTGATTTTAGGGCTAAGGGGTGGAACTCTAAGGATACCCTTAATAGAGCATTAAAAGAGCTGATCGAACAAGGTTTTATCTTCAAAACTAGACAAGGTGGCTATCAAAATAAATGCTCACTTTATGCACTGACGTGGTTTCCACTAGATCAATCGGATAAATATGATGCGGGTGCTGCTTCAGGGTTTACAAGAGGTAGCTGGAAAGATTAA
- a CDS encoding type I restriction endonuclease subunit R, which translates to MAAAKNKHNEDTRVKIPSILHLTRLGYTYLSLKDQSWHTETNIFPALFKAAVTKINPELKDEDADRLLKEISLLLDNEDLGKAFFEKLTERSNTKLIDFENFNNNSFHVVTELPCINGDEEFRPDITLLINGLPLVFIEVKKPNNRDGIIAERERINRRFQNPKFKHFANITQFMIFSNNMEYDDTDPEPVQGAFYASSSYNEPVFNYFREEEVLNLTALLKPLSDETELSVLKDTNYQVIRSSPEFQTNKDPNRPTNRICTSLLSRYRLAFLLRYALVYVNEHNGLQKHIMRYPQLFATKAIENKLNEGVKKGIIWHTQGSGKTALTFYNVRFLTDYFQKQKVIPKFYFIVDRLDLLQQAQQEFTARGLIVHTINSREDFTKEIKATKVIHNDSGKPEITVVNIQKFKDDPDVVSTKDYDVAIQRVYFMDEVHRSYNPKGSFLANLSQSDANAIKIGLTGTPLLGDDYNSRVLFGDYIHKYYYNASIADGYTLRLIREEISTQYKIDLQKALEEAEVQVGGLDKRKAYSHPNFVEPMLDYIVSDFESSRTTLDDSTIGGMVICDSSEQAKQMFEIFQSKYADNPQLTDPAILHTATLMAAEPAPVSYVANQKMRNKVKNAALILHDIGSKQERKDWVDDFKAGKIDFLFVYNMLLTGFDAKRLKKLYLGRIIRKHNLLQALTRVNRTYKSFRYGYVVDFADISKEFDATNKAYFEELQAELGDEMGHYSHLFKSQEEIHQDIEQIKDALFRFDIENAEIFADQVSQIQDRETVLQLKKVLGSAKELYNLIRLQGEYDFLDHLDFNQLNKLYRETENHLHLLNLKHDLESGVDNTGLLNRALEDVIFKFVKIGEEELVLADQLKNTLRKTREALAGNFDQQDPTFVTLKEELQRLFKKKNLSEVSQEEMIANIDALNKIHARVNDLNRQNDQLRQKYQGDAKYSRIHKRLQERQQTNKDISDSERKIFDALVSVKEDADEQVLNNSQILDNESYFKRQMMPLVLNRFYKEQQIKLNADTSKYINQLVVAEYLKEYNTGANAW; encoded by the coding sequence ATGGCGGCAGCAAAGAATAAGCATAACGAAGACACTCGCGTAAAAATTCCATCCATTTTGCATCTGACCAGACTCGGGTATACCTATCTTTCATTGAAAGATCAGTCTTGGCACACTGAAACTAATATATTTCCAGCGCTATTTAAAGCCGCGGTTACAAAAATAAACCCGGAATTGAAAGACGAAGATGCTGATCGTTTATTAAAAGAAATCTCTTTACTCCTGGACAACGAAGACTTAGGCAAGGCATTTTTCGAGAAACTGACTGAACGCTCAAACACAAAGCTAATTGATTTCGAAAACTTCAATAACAACAGCTTTCATGTTGTGACAGAGTTGCCTTGTATTAACGGTGATGAAGAGTTCCGCCCAGACATTACCTTGCTCATCAACGGTCTACCATTGGTGTTTATTGAGGTTAAAAAGCCCAATAACAGAGATGGTATTATTGCCGAGCGAGAACGTATCAATCGTCGTTTTCAAAACCCCAAATTCAAACATTTTGCCAACATCACCCAGTTCATGATTTTCTCCAACAATATGGAGTATGACGATACAGATCCTGAGCCAGTTCAAGGTGCTTTTTATGCCAGCAGTTCATACAACGAACCCGTGTTTAACTACTTCCGTGAAGAGGAAGTGCTCAATTTAACGGCATTGCTCAAGCCTTTGTCAGATGAAACCGAATTATCTGTCCTCAAAGACACCAACTACCAAGTCATTCGCAGCAGTCCAGAATTTCAAACCAATAAAGACCCTAACCGACCAACCAATCGCATCTGCACATCTTTGTTGAGTCGATACCGTCTGGCGTTTTTACTTCGCTACGCGCTGGTGTATGTGAATGAGCATAATGGTCTGCAAAAGCACATCATGCGTTACCCGCAGCTGTTTGCAACCAAAGCCATTGAAAATAAGCTGAATGAAGGCGTTAAAAAAGGCATTATTTGGCACACGCAGGGAAGCGGAAAAACCGCGTTGACGTTCTACAACGTACGCTTTTTAACCGACTACTTTCAAAAGCAGAAGGTGATCCCAAAGTTTTACTTTATTGTTGACCGTTTAGACCTTTTACAACAGGCACAGCAAGAGTTCACTGCTCGTGGGTTGATTGTGCACACGATCAACTCACGCGAGGACTTCACCAAAGAGATTAAAGCGACAAAGGTTATTCATAATGACTCTGGTAAGCCTGAAATTACCGTTGTGAATATTCAAAAATTTAAAGACGATCCGGATGTTGTTTCCACCAAGGACTACGATGTTGCGATTCAGCGTGTTTACTTTATGGATGAAGTGCACCGAAGCTATAACCCTAAAGGTAGCTTTCTAGCCAACCTGAGTCAATCGGATGCAAATGCTATAAAAATTGGTTTAACCGGTACACCATTATTGGGTGATGACTATAACTCACGGGTGTTATTTGGGGATTACATCCACAAATACTATTACAACGCTTCCATTGCCGACGGCTATACCTTGCGCTTAATTCGTGAGGAAATTTCCACGCAATACAAAATAGATTTACAAAAAGCCCTGGAAGAGGCAGAAGTGCAGGTAGGTGGTCTCGATAAACGAAAAGCCTACTCTCACCCTAACTTTGTTGAACCTATGTTGGATTATATTGTTTCCGACTTTGAAAGTAGTCGAACTACTCTTGATGATTCAACAATTGGCGGCATGGTTATTTGCGACAGTTCTGAACAAGCCAAGCAGATGTTTGAGATATTTCAAAGTAAATATGCAGACAATCCACAATTAACTGACCCTGCAATACTTCATACAGCAACATTAATGGCAGCCGAACCTGCTCCTGTTAGTTATGTAGCTAACCAAAAAATGAGAAATAAAGTTAAGAATGCCGCCCTAATATTGCATGACATTGGCTCCAAGCAAGAACGCAAAGATTGGGTGGATGATTTTAAAGCCGGCAAAATAGACTTCCTATTTGTCTATAACATGCTGCTTACTGGCTTTGATGCTAAACGTCTCAAAAAACTTTATCTTGGTCGAATTATTCGCAAGCACAACTTACTGCAAGCTCTTACACGGGTGAATCGCACTTATAAAAGTTTCCGTTATGGTTATGTGGTTGATTTTGCGGATATTAGCAAAGAATTTGATGCTACCAATAAAGCCTATTTTGAAGAACTTCAAGCCGAATTAGGTGACGAGATGGGGCATTATTCTCACCTGTTTAAGTCCCAAGAGGAAATTCATCAAGATATTGAGCAAATCAAAGATGCGCTTTTCCGTTTTGACATTGAAAACGCAGAAATTTTTGCTGACCAAGTCAGCCAGATTCAAGATCGAGAAACCGTTTTACAACTAAAAAAAGTGCTTGGAAGTGCCAAAGAACTTTATAACCTAATTCGTTTACAAGGTGAATACGATTTCCTTGATCATCTAGATTTTAATCAACTGAACAAGCTCTATCGAGAAACTGAAAATCACTTGCACCTCCTTAATCTCAAACATGATTTAGAGAGCGGCGTGGACAACACAGGCCTGCTCAATCGTGCACTGGAGGATGTTATCTTCAAGTTCGTCAAAATTGGTGAAGAGGAGCTTGTACTTGCTGATCAGCTGAAAAACACATTACGCAAAACACGAGAGGCGTTAGCGGGTAACTTTGACCAACAAGACCCTACGTTTGTCACGCTTAAAGAAGAGCTTCAGCGGCTGTTTAAGAAAAAGAACCTTAGCGAAGTCTCGCAGGAAGAAATGATTGCAAATATCGACGCACTCAATAAAATCCATGCGCGGGTTAATGATCTTAATCGTCAAAACGACCAGTTGCGCCAAAAGTATCAAGGGGATGCCAAATATTCCCGTATCCACAAGCGTTTACAAGAGCGTCAACAAACCAATAAAGACATTAGTGATTCAGAGCGTAAGATCTTTGATGCACTGGTCAGCGTAAAAGAAGATGCCGATGAACAAGTACTCAATAATAGCCAAATTCTCGACAATGAAAGTTACTTTAAGCGGCAGATGATGCCATTAGTACTCAATCGTTTTTACAAAGAACAACAGATTAAATTAAACGCGGATACCTCAAAGTACATTAACCAGTTAGTCGTCGCAGAATACTTAAAAGAATATAACACCGGAGCCAATGCGTGGTAG
- a CDS encoding site-specific integrase, protein MKKSDITGWINNNYPSNRLSDDAVQGLHLKKNPNSISWRLLYRDALGKQRNIVLGRYPSMTLDEARKRGKELYAEIIRGNDPLKQRNEEKAKVTNTVKGYLDAVYTGILETKKSGKETRQIFDRHFSHLFNKVMSELNAKDITIWQARMIENSKAYATQKRAYGALKTLLNDAVKRGVLTDNPLAKVTLDKIHESEEVHLERKSKRSYLTKEQIHQLFAGLDKYQEQKRQGRRNSRAHGKAYLPCLDNLELVDYVKPFILTMFYTGFRNGDVYGLRWEHIHFYEDSATIHKTIEKTAHKKPEAKTFPIADDLTAILKSWRVQNGNPKSGYVFSNPEGGRLGGTALKKPWKKIKELSGLPESLDLYTLRHNFASWLVMNGSDLLTVAKLMGHSDIRMIIDHYGHLQPATLEKAVSESFAKMFA, encoded by the coding sequence ATGAAAAAATCCGATATTACAGGCTGGATTAACAATAACTACCCAAGCAACCGATTAAGTGACGATGCTGTACAGGGTTTGCACCTCAAAAAGAACCCGAACTCAATTTCATGGCGATTACTTTACAGAGATGCGCTTGGCAAGCAACGAAACATTGTGTTGGGCCGCTATCCATCTATGACTCTTGATGAGGCTCGGAAACGAGGGAAAGAGCTTTATGCAGAGATTATTCGTGGTAATGATCCTCTAAAACAGCGCAATGAAGAAAAAGCGAAAGTAACAAATACCGTTAAAGGGTATCTGGATGCTGTTTATACAGGTATTTTAGAAACGAAAAAAAGTGGGAAAGAGACTCGACAAATCTTTGACCGGCATTTTAGTCATTTATTTAATAAAGTTATGTCGGAGCTAAATGCAAAAGATATTACTATTTGGCAAGCTAGGATGATTGAAAATAGTAAAGCATATGCTACTCAAAAGCGGGCATATGGCGCTCTCAAAACATTACTCAATGATGCGGTCAAAAGAGGTGTGCTTACAGATAATCCTCTGGCAAAAGTTACTTTAGACAAAATTCACGAATCAGAAGAGGTGCATTTAGAGCGCAAATCTAAACGCAGTTATTTGACTAAAGAACAAATTCATCAGTTATTTGCTGGCTTAGATAAGTATCAAGAGCAAAAGCGTCAAGGTCGCCGAAATAGCCGAGCACATGGAAAAGCCTATTTACCCTGTCTTGATAATCTAGAGCTTGTTGATTATGTAAAGCCGTTTATTTTGACTATGTTTTATACAGGATTCAGAAATGGTGATGTTTATGGTCTTCGCTGGGAACATATTCATTTTTATGAAGATTCAGCCACCATTCACAAAACCATTGAAAAAACAGCTCATAAAAAACCAGAAGCCAAGACCTTTCCAATCGCCGATGACTTGACTGCTATTCTGAAAAGCTGGCGTGTTCAAAATGGCAATCCAAAATCAGGTTATGTATTTTCCAATCCTGAAGGAGGCAGACTTGGAGGTACGGCACTCAAAAAACCTTGGAAGAAAATTAAAGAGCTTTCCGGATTGCCTGAATCTCTTGATCTATACACACTTCGTCATAATTTTGCGTCGTGGCTGGTTATGAATGGCAGTGATCTTTTAACTGTAGCCAAGCTAATGGGGCATAGTGATATCAGAATGATCATTGATCATTATGGCCATCTTCAACCTGCAACTCTTGAAAAAGCAGTATCTGAAAGCTTTGCAAAAATGTTTGCTTAA